The proteins below come from a single Burkholderia sp. PAMC 26561 genomic window:
- the leuB gene encoding 3-isopropylmalate dehydrogenase, with product MKIAVIAGDGIGPEVIAQSLQVLRALRPFGFEFSVKAALAGASAFEQCANPLPESTVNIAMQSDAVLFGAVDDARYDHVDRALRPEQAILGLRKQLGLYASLRQVKIEPELASLSPPTPERVRGLDLLIVRELSGDVYMGTPRGQRVIADGPGGGEREGFDTMRYCESEVRRVAQIAFDAARARSKCLYSVDKANVLETSRLWRQVVTEVDKDYPDIAVTHQCADNASVQTIVQPMAFDTNITGNPFGDLLSDAASALTGSVGLAASAMFGSTGPSLYEAGHGSAPNIAGQDRANPIACIRAATLMLRHAGGRHDLANRIEASVQQVLRQGLRTADIYRPGTRLVGTRQMGEAIACSIGQP from the coding sequence ATGAAGATCGCGGTCATCGCCGGTGACGGCATAGGTCCAGAAGTCATTGCGCAATCGCTGCAGGTGCTCCGCGCGTTGAGGCCGTTCGGCTTCGAATTTTCGGTCAAAGCCGCACTCGCCGGTGCGTCTGCATTCGAGCAGTGCGCAAATCCGCTGCCGGAGTCGACCGTAAATATCGCAATGCAATCCGATGCCGTGCTGTTTGGCGCCGTGGATGATGCACGCTATGACCATGTTGATCGCGCGCTTCGTCCGGAGCAGGCAATTCTTGGATTGCGCAAACAGCTCGGGCTGTACGCCAGCCTTAGGCAGGTGAAGATCGAGCCGGAACTTGCATCGCTTTCGCCGCCGACGCCCGAGCGGGTGAGGGGACTGGACCTGCTAATCGTGCGGGAGTTGTCCGGCGACGTTTACATGGGCACGCCGCGCGGTCAACGTGTGATTGCGGACGGGCCGGGAGGCGGTGAGCGGGAAGGTTTCGACACGATGCGTTATTGCGAGTCGGAGGTGCGGCGCGTCGCGCAGATTGCCTTTGACGCGGCACGCGCACGCAGCAAATGTTTGTACAGCGTCGACAAGGCAAACGTGTTGGAAACTTCAAGGCTCTGGCGGCAGGTGGTGACAGAAGTCGACAAGGACTATCCGGATATTGCGGTGACCCATCAGTGCGCTGACAACGCCAGCGTGCAGACGATCGTCCAGCCGATGGCGTTCGACACCAACATCACCGGCAATCCGTTTGGCGACCTGCTGTCCGATGCGGCGTCGGCGCTGACCGGGTCGGTCGGGTTGGCGGCGTCTGCGATGTTCGGCTCAACGGGGCCGAGCCTGTACGAAGCCGGGCATGGCAGTGCACCGAATATCGCAGGGCAGGATCGGGCCAATCCGATCGCATGCATCCGCGCGGCAACATTGATGTTGCGCCACGCCGGTGGGCGCCACGATCTTGCGAATCGTATTGAAGCGTCGGTGCAACAGGTTTTGCGGCAGGGATTGCGCACGGCGGACATCTATCGACCGGGCACCCGACTCGTCGGTACGCGGCAAATGGGCGAAGCGATCGCGTGTTCGATCGGACAGCCCTGA
- a CDS encoding aconitase family protein, giving the protein MAILTLAGRVLFLSAEPRLIERQLAGENLTLSTAHELRDDVSTDEITPMSVLTQYDERLGRYPYVGLRVGTKCPIGVDDIKSNGFCVTVAGNRYGKGSSREHSPVAELNAGIHLVIAKSFERIYRQNADNLGLFTSTDFSLVERIQRGEPIDIDELVASRDALAAAILRSGGLLRYGATNMRHVAVTSLGARADAVPRTLAEKILARHAIRTEQTSATIEPGNGAFVRAEWRFIHEYYTGMATHMLHATFGRPLQLFDPAGILAFEDHLSYSHRSELHIKNGLLPNVRELSDAHRAFVDDYGVRNHGYLDSIDGKPAEGSEGISHAMMAELYALPGQVVVGTDSHTPHSGALGCLAFGVGTTDMANAFVTGAVRLTVPQSLRIDMRGSASAGVTAKDLVLHLLANPKIRAGLGVGKVFEFMGPVVARLKTDERATLTNMTAELGGFTGIVAPDGETVRFLKERRGVDFTIEPWMQSDPDAVYADTIVLDCTVIKPMVALPGDPGNGVAIDELQERPAIDVAYGGSCTAGKRDDFDHYHAVLAWAAERGLRVPKHVKLYLQFGTTDVRDYCVSRGYIETFERVGAEMLQPSCGACANCGPGSSTDASQVTVSAINRNFPGRSGPGQVWLASPPTVAASAIAGEIVSFDELRQRHA; this is encoded by the coding sequence ATGGCAATTTTAACTCTAGCGGGCCGCGTCCTTTTTCTGAGCGCGGAACCACGTCTCATCGAACGGCAGTTGGCGGGCGAAAACCTGACGCTATCGACGGCGCACGAGCTACGCGACGACGTATCGACCGACGAGATCACGCCGATGAGCGTGCTAACGCAATATGATGAACGTCTTGGCCGTTATCCTTACGTTGGCCTGCGTGTGGGCACGAAGTGTCCGATTGGCGTGGACGACATCAAATCAAACGGCTTTTGTGTCACGGTTGCGGGCAACCGGTATGGAAAGGGTTCGTCCCGCGAACACAGCCCAGTCGCGGAGCTCAACGCTGGTATTCACCTAGTTATCGCCAAAAGTTTCGAGCGCATCTACCGACAGAACGCCGACAATCTGGGACTATTCACATCGACCGATTTTAGTCTGGTCGAGCGCATCCAGCGCGGCGAGCCGATCGACATCGACGAACTGGTTGCATCGCGCGACGCGCTGGCAGCCGCGATCTTGCGTAGTGGCGGGCTGTTGCGGTACGGCGCGACGAACATGCGTCATGTCGCGGTCACAAGTCTTGGCGCGCGGGCGGATGCCGTGCCACGCACGCTCGCCGAAAAGATTCTCGCCCGTCACGCGATCCGCACGGAGCAAACCAGCGCGACAATTGAGCCAGGCAATGGCGCTTTCGTACGTGCGGAATGGCGCTTCATCCATGAGTACTACACTGGCATGGCAACGCACATGCTGCACGCCACCTTCGGGAGGCCGCTTCAATTGTTCGATCCCGCCGGCATCCTCGCCTTTGAGGATCATCTGTCCTACTCCCATCGCAGCGAACTGCACATCAAGAACGGCCTGCTGCCTAACGTTCGCGAATTGTCGGATGCACACCGTGCCTTCGTCGATGACTACGGTGTGCGCAATCATGGCTATCTCGACAGTATCGACGGCAAACCCGCTGAGGGTTCCGAAGGTATTTCTCACGCAATGATGGCCGAGCTGTATGCGCTGCCGGGGCAAGTCGTCGTCGGCACTGATTCGCATACGCCGCATAGCGGGGCGCTCGGCTGCCTTGCGTTCGGCGTAGGGACGACGGACATGGCCAACGCGTTCGTGACGGGTGCTGTGCGCCTGACGGTGCCGCAGTCGCTGCGCATCGACATGCGCGGGTCCGCGAGTGCCGGCGTCACCGCGAAGGATCTGGTACTGCATCTGCTCGCTAACCCAAAGATTCGGGCGGGACTGGGCGTAGGCAAAGTATTTGAATTCATGGGCCCGGTGGTCGCCCGGCTCAAGACCGACGAACGGGCGACGCTCACCAACATGACAGCCGAGCTTGGCGGTTTCACCGGCATCGTGGCGCCGGACGGGGAGACGGTGCGCTTCCTGAAAGAGCGACGCGGCGTCGATTTCACGATCGAACCGTGGATGCAAAGCGATCCCGATGCCGTGTACGCGGACACGATCGTGCTTGACTGCACCGTCATCAAGCCGATGGTGGCTTTGCCCGGTGATCCGGGTAATGGCGTCGCGATCGACGAGTTGCAGGAGCGGCCGGCGATCGACGTCGCTTATGGCGGTTCGTGCACGGCGGGCAAGCGAGATGACTTCGATCACTATCACGCAGTGCTTGCGTGGGCGGCCGAACGTGGGTTGCGCGTGCCCAAACACGTGAAGTTGTACCTTCAGTTCGGCACCACCGACGTTCGCGATTACTGTGTGTCGCGCGGCTACATTGAGACGTTCGAACGCGTCGGGGCCGAGATGTTGCAGCCCTCTTGCGGCGCCTGTGCGAATTGCGGCCCCGGATCTTCCACCGACGCGTCTCAAGTCACTGTAAGCGCAATCAACCGCAATTTTCCGGGCCGCTCGGGACCCGGGCAGGTCTGGTTGGCAAGTCCGCCGACCGTTGCAGCGAGCGCGATTGCTGGCGAGATTGTCTCGTTCGACGAACTTCGGCAGCGTCACGCATGA
- a CDS encoding LysR family transcriptional regulator, with protein sequence MRIDPYSLELFLATAREGSIARAAKRMHIATSALSRRIADLELAIGMPLLVRSPAGVELTEAGRHAFIRATRLHDDLQSLGRDVQSLSGQVSGVVRLFANASAVVGFLPERLMSFQSEYPHVDIALNERISDDVLRACLEDRADIGVCVAPASVPSGLESRHFADDPLMVVLPPAHELANADRLSFSDVVRFPLVALQAGGSLDQLLKERADAARGSLRISVTVNSFDAQCRMVEAGLGIGIVPTSAASAFAGTRNFVRRPLDERWGQRELCVYALRKSPRLKAVQALIEHLSQTRDEG encoded by the coding sequence ATGAGAATCGATCCGTATAGCCTGGAGCTTTTTCTCGCAACTGCCAGAGAGGGTTCCATCGCGCGGGCGGCAAAGCGGATGCACATTGCAACATCGGCGCTCAGCCGTCGTATCGCCGATCTCGAGCTCGCCATTGGCATGCCGCTTCTGGTGCGTTCTCCGGCCGGCGTCGAGTTGACGGAAGCAGGGCGGCACGCTTTCATCCGTGCGACCAGGCTGCACGATGACCTTCAATCTCTCGGTCGTGACGTGCAATCTCTCAGCGGACAGGTATCCGGCGTCGTACGCCTGTTTGCCAATGCGTCCGCCGTCGTAGGATTTCTGCCCGAGCGACTTATGAGCTTCCAGTCGGAATATCCCCATGTCGATATCGCGTTGAACGAACGCATCAGTGACGACGTGCTGCGCGCGTGTCTGGAAGATCGTGCCGACATTGGCGTGTGCGTTGCGCCAGCGTCTGTACCGTCTGGCCTTGAATCAAGGCATTTCGCCGACGATCCGTTAATGGTGGTGCTTCCTCCCGCGCACGAACTCGCTAACGCGGATAGGCTTTCTTTCTCCGATGTCGTTAGATTTCCGCTGGTTGCACTTCAAGCGGGGGGATCACTCGATCAACTCCTCAAAGAGCGTGCCGACGCGGCGCGTGGTTCGCTTAGGATTAGTGTCACAGTCAATAGTTTCGACGCACAATGCCGGATGGTTGAGGCCGGATTGGGGATAGGCATCGTACCGACGAGCGCGGCATCGGCGTTTGCAGGCACGCGCAACTTCGTGAGACGTCCGCTCGACGAACGCTGGGGACAGCGGGAATTGTGCGTTTATGCGCTACGTAAGTCGCCGCGCCTGAAAGCCGTTCAGGCGCTGATCGAGCATCTGTCACAAACGCGGGATGAGGGTTAG